In one window of Plasmodium cynomolgi strain B DNA, chromosome 13, whole genome shotgun sequence DNA:
- a CDS encoding hypothetical protein (putative) has product MAPTRKLLIRGVLPSMLAPGGRTARTSAGIFPRSRGLHSGSRDVKQVNSTGSANSNGSAKSNGSVSSNGSAKSNGGGTSPSPTSLEDVKVTKETSSNALFDECLEEIYRKKKQVDKNSVEYDVSPVIEELSREEIKLTGDIFKRINEKKKNISHLNYKDIIYIDPYWNPFKEVTDMRREIVFEFSEYTKVASLVEMKKQRRSIKRSLKEQYRLYNPYSGEYSSHFGLDKDSCAGESVVCNDKSEKYWNPDVDRKKLLNLKCPFIWRHTHLLHHFIGENGLILPRKINLTTRKQQIQIFKAICVARRMALYPYDRKPEKDDLIPLMDPLQLLADELIHRYVERNDLRAQAMLKVMINKYFCHESGQKQRGGSQQGEAQPGEAQPGEAQQGEAQPGEAQHGEAHHGGESLGDHHMAKMLRRYKENYYEGVMPPQGHTKR; this is encoded by the exons ATGGCCCCTACCAGGAAGCTGCTCATACGGGGTGTCCTGCCTAGTATGCTGGCCCCAGGGGGGCGCACTGCGCGTACGAGCGCAGGTATATTCCCCCGATCCAGGGGACTCCACAGTGGAAGCAGGGATGTGAAGCAGGTCAATTCAACTGGTTCGGCCAATTCAAATGGTTCGGCCAAGTCGAATGGTTCGGTCAGTTCAAATGGCTCGGCCAAGTCGAATGGCGGGGGCACGTCACCTAGTCCAACTAGCTTGGAAGACGTAAAGGTCACCAAAGAAACATCCAGCAACGCTCTATTCGACGAATGCCTAGAAGAAATCtacagaaagaaaaagcaagTCGACAAAAATAGCGTAGAGTATGATGTGTCTCCTGTGATAGAAGAACTAAGcagagaagaaataaaattaactggtgacatatttaaaagaattaatgaaaaaaaaaaaaacatatccCATTTGAATTATAAagatattatttatattgaTCCTTATTGGAATCCCTTCAAAGAAGTGACAGACATGAGGAGAGAAATCGTTTTTGAATTTAGTGAGTACACTAAAGTGGCTAGCCTGGTGGAGATGAAAAAGCAAAGGCGATCTATTAAGAGGTCACTTAAGGAGCAATACAGATTGTATAACCCCTACTCAGGGGAGTATAGTTCCCATTTCGGATTGGATAAAGACTCCTGTGCTGGAGAATCAGTCGTATGTAATgacaaaagtgaaaagtaTTGGAACCCAGACgttgatagaaaaaaattacttaatTTGAAATGTCCCTTTATATGGAGACACACTCATCTGCTGCATCACTTTATTGGAGAAAATGGGCTCATCTTACctcgtaaaataaatttaactACGAGGAAGCAgcaaattcaaatttttaaagcgATTTGTGTAGCGCGTAGGATGGCTCTCTACCCGTATGATAGGAAGCCTGAGAAGGACGATCTCATCCCCTTGATGGATCCTTTGCAACTGCTGGCCGATGAGTTGATTCATCGCTATGTCGAAAGGAACGACTTGCGAGCTCAGGCCATGCTAAAGGTCATGATAAACAA GTATTTCTGCCACGAGTCAGGGCAAAAGCAGCGCGGGGGATCGCAACAGGGAGAAGCACAACCGGGGGAAGCGCAACCGGGGGAAGCACAACAGGGAGAAGCACAACCGGGGGAAGCACAACATGGGGAAGCGCACCATGGGGGTGAGTCTCTGGGTGACCACCACATGGCGAAGATGCTGCGCAGGTATAAGGAGAACTACTATGAGGGAGTAATGCCTCCACAAGGGCATACAAAACGGTAA
- a CDS encoding DnaJ domain containing protein (putative) — MSKRVNYYEVLGVPQDADLSTIKKSYRTLAMKWHPDKNPNNKAEATERFKQISEAYEVLSDPKRRRKYDLYGTDENYMPDENDEFSNFHKNFGFNDAQRIFEMFFGDSTPFGNESFFSEVMGSSFGDKRRGRMARSNDPFDNFFGSSFNISFGSSNFDNFMDGGSCFTSVETSTSNGGKFKNRFVKTSTSKTTSVVNGKRVTRIETVKTLPNGTIERTVTEREEDGRGNVNVRQLPAHEMRRNKR; from the exons ATGTCAAAACGGGTGAATTACTATGAAGTGTTAGGGGTTCCTCAAGATGCAGACTTAAGCACAATCAAGAAGTCGTATAGGACCTTGGCCATGAAGTGGCACCCTG acAAGAACCCAAACAATAAGGCCGAGGCTACGGAGAGGTTCAAGCAGATTTCGGAGGCCTACGAAGTGCTGTCCGACCCcaagagaaggagaaaatatgaCT TGTACGGAACGGATGAGAATTACATGCCGGACGAAAATGACGAGTTTTCCAACTTCCACAAGAATTTCGGATTCAATGATGCTCAAAGGATATTTGAAATGTTCTTTGGAGATTCTACTCCGTTTGGTAATGAATCCTTTTTTAGTGAAGTCATGGGTTCCTCATTTGGTGACaaacgaagaggaagaatgGCAAGATCGAATGACCCtttcgataattttttcgGATCATCCTTTAATATCTCCTTTGGCTCATCCAACTTTGACA ATTTCATGGATGGAGGCTCCTGCTTCACGTCTGTAGAAACCTCAACGTCCAACGGaggcaaatttaaaaaccGATTTGTAAAAACATCAACGTCGAAGACGACCTCCGTCGTTAACGGAAAGAGAGTCACAAGAATCGAGACTGTGAAAACGTTGCCCAACGGGACCATCGAGAGGACGGTGACGGAGCGTGAGGAAGACGGGCGAGGGAACGTTAACGTCAGGCAGCTCCCAGCGCACGAAATGAGACGAAACAAGAGGTGA